The genomic window CATGGCAAAGGGTTTAAAGACAAAGGCGCGCTGTATCCAGTAACTGAAGCCCCAGAGGATCGCTTCCACCAGAATTTTGCTGATACTGAGCGGAATACGCCATTGTATCGTAAACAAGCGCAAAAGCAGGTAATTTACTGACAGCAGAACAACCGCCAGACCAATATAACGCAGTAAAGACGAGCGCATTGTCGTTCGGTGCCGGAAAACGAACTTCCGGTTTAACCAATAATTCAAAGTACCGCTGCAGAGGCGCGCCAGGATGACCGACAGCAACAATTTTCCGGTCCCTGCATGCATCGCCAAAAGCAGGCTATAATCCAAAATAGCAGTAAACAGGGAAGCGGAACTGAACTTGATGATGGGAAGATAAACACGGATGGAATCCGTAAAAGTATGAAAATGTGAACTATGGTTTTTCTTATCGTACACGGTTTCAATCTCCAATTGATAGAAAGGGATATTCTTGGCCGGTGCTTCCAGTAACATATTCATCTCGTATTCAAAACGCTCGCCTTTGACGCTCAAAAGCCAGGGCAGCATGCTGTCGGCAAAAGCACGCAACCCGGTTTGCGTATCCCGCAAATAAACACCGCTGGCGGAAGTAAAGGCCAGACGGGTGATTGTATTGCCGATTCGGCTGCGCAATGGCACGTGGCCCTTAAATTTGCGGACACCTAAAACCAAACAGTCTTGATGAGCAATCACCGTATCCAGACACAGGAAAATATCTTTGGCTAAATGCTGGCCATCCGAATCGGCGCAGACTACGGCTGTATATTCAGGATGTGCCACAAGCCAGCTGAATCCGGTTTTTAAAGCGGCTCCTTTGCCCCGATTGCATTCGTGATGAAGAACGATACTCCCCATCGCCTCTGCCTGGCGGTAAAAGTCAGCATAAGCGGATCCGCTGCCGTCATCGACGATCAGGATTTTGCATTCCAAACGCATTTGTTGTAATTCACTGATCAATTTGGGCAGATGTTGATTTGGTTCATAAGACGGAATCAAAACAACTTCCATCTCATTTGCCTCCTTTCCGGAATAGCGGTAATTTATTATAACCTGCAAAAAGCAAGCCGTCAAGAATAATGCTGTGAATCGCTCCGTTTGCCGGTTGAAGTTGCAAATTGTTCGGAGATTTTTCACTTCCAAATACAGGAACAGAAAACTTGACACCGCTGCTGTTTCGCTATATGATAAATCAACTGCAAGGTGTTTACCCTGCAAACTCAAATCATGGGAGGTTTTCTCCATGTCAAAATCGGTTAAAACGTTAACTGAGAGCGCCATGATGCTGTCGCTGGCCTTGCTGCTTTCCTTCTTTGCTGTCTTCCATCTGCCCAACGGCGGTGCTGTGACGATTGGCAGTATGATCCCTCTGCTCTTTGTTGCCCTGAAATATAACTGGCGCTGGAGTCTGGTTACCGCCTTTGCTTTTTCCTTACTGCAAATGATGGTAGGTTTTTACGCTCCGCCCACACAGGATCTGCTTTCTTTTTTCCTGGTTGTCCTGCTGGATTATATTTTGGCTTTCAGTGTGTTGGGTTTTGCCGGCATTCTCTACCAAAGGCTCACCGGGATGATGAAAGAGAATCAACGGCTCGTGCTCGTGATGCTCATCTGTTTCTTTTTGCGTTTCTTCTGCCACTTTCTTTCCGGAATTCTAATCTGGAATGTTTATGCGCCGGCAGGCCAGCCGGTTTGGCTCTATTCGCTGCTTTACAATGGCTCCTATATGAGCGCGGAAGCGTTGATTTCAGGCATCTTCCTTTGGTTGGCCGGCCCCCGTTTGCTGGAACGCTTCAAATCGATGTAATCATCGGTTCTTTTTCAGTAACCGGCATCCTTGCCGCTATCCCGGATGAACGGGCTGCCGCAAATAAATTCAACAGAAAAACTCCGCTGTTTCTCTGCTTACGCTAAAGAGAAACAGCGGAGTTTTGACGATAGCACCGCTTGATAATCTAGAGGACACTCTTGCTGACACCGCTGAGCCCTCCCAGGGCCAAAGCCAGCGTGTAAATCACCTGCACCCCTTTATAGACATCGGTAGGATCGAACCATTCGTCCACTGTATGCACGCCGCCTTCTTTGCCGCCGCGGCCCAGACAAACGCCGGGAATTCCCAGCGCGATGGGATTGCTGGCATTGGTCGAGCCGCCTTGGGCAAACTGCGGTTCAAACCCGAAGTGCTGAATCACCGCATAGGCAGCCTGGACAATCGGAGCCTGTTTATCCTGTGTCGCCGCGGGAATGTTGACATAATCGATAAAATCATAAGTAATGGTATCCTTTCCCCAGCGTGCGGTTTCTTCCTGACAGGCTTCCTCAATGGCGTTTTTAATTTTCGTTTCCAGCTCCTGCAATTCTTTTTGACCGTTGGAGCGGAAATTGATTTTAATGGTGCATTCTTTGACAATGGCATGAATGCCGGCATCATTGCCGCCATGGAAATTACTGACAGCATACGTCGTGCGGGGATCGGCCGGCACCGCAATATCGGCGATTTTGGCAACTGCCCGCGCAGCGGCATGCAGCGGATTGGCTACCAGACCAAAAGCGCCCATGGCATGACCGCCGATCCCATGAAAATTGACCGCCAGCGTGCGGATGCCGGTGGCTTCGTAGACAATACCGCTATTGCCGGCGCCATCAATACTGATACAACCGCCCACTTCCGGATGATCCTGTAAAAATTTCTTTAAGCCGCCTAAACCGCCCATTCCTTCTTCTTCAACCGTGCCCATAAAAATGAAGTCGCTCTCGGTTTCGATCCCTGCCGCATTCAGGCCGCGCAGCACAGCCAGAACATCAATACAGCCGCGGGTATCATCACAGATGCCGGGGCAATAGATTCTGCCGTCTTTATAAACGATTTTTTTGGCGGTGTTGACGGGAAATACCGTATCCAGGTGACCTTCGACCACAATCAGCGGACCGCTGCCTCTGCCGCGCCGGTAACCGAACGCATTGCCGTGCGCATCGATCTGTACATCACTCAGACCTTCCGCTTGCAGCAATTTGGCGAAATGGGCGGCACGCGTCGCTTCCTGAAACGTGGGCGCTTCAATTAAAACAAGTTCCAATTGTTGCTCCAGCATGTGCTGATCATCCGCTTTGATGAAGGCCAAACCCTTTTGCACATTTTCCTGCTGCAGCAAATTCTGTACTGGGGCGGCAATCCGTTCTTCCACTCTGTAATTCATTTGAAAACCCTCCTTCTTCTTAATCTTAGCTGACCAGGTGCTTCCATTCGCCGATGTTGTACCGCACAAAGAAACAGCACCGTCAGGATTCCAGATCAATTCCAAACAGGTTGCGACAGCCCATTCCCCGATCGGATTGCTGCCGCAGCCTGCTGGATTCGATTGAGGGAAAACGCTGCGATTGCAGCCAGGCGCCGCGCCTTTAGCGGGCCATTTATTTTAGGAAAGTTTGCACCAGTCCTGCAGATACTGTGCTTTGGTCAGGGCCGGCTGAAACTCAGCTTTGATGCGAAGCCCTTCTGCGGCGCCATCCGCCAAAAGATCGATCACTGTCATGATCAGAGCCTTGGCAGCACCGAGATAGGCCAGATCCTTGTCTAAAATTTCATAATTTGAGCTGTGCGGTATACCGGCCGAACCGCCGATATTGGCCTGGATGGTGGGAATCAGATGAGAAACGTCGCCGGCATCGCTAGAAGCGGTTCCGCTTGCCATTTCTTTGAGTACTTTCTCCTCACCGAACAAGCTAACCAGATTAGCTGTCATCAGGCGCTGTAAATTCTTGTTGACGATGGTCGGCAGATAACCGGGTAATTCCGTAATGTTTGTCTGCACATCAACTGCATAACCGCCGGCACGGAAGGCGCGGTTAACTTTTTCGCTGGCATTCAGGATTGCCTCCACGGTCGTGCCGCGGACATAGGTTTCCACCCGCACATCGGCAGGCACGACATTCACTAAATCGCCGCCTTTGGTGATGATGGGATGAACCCGGATATGATCTTCGTCTTTAAAGGTTTCGCGCTGGGCATTGACCGCCATTAAACCGATGTTGGCGGCATTCAAAGCATTCTTGCCGTCGTGCGGCGCACCGCCGGCATGTGCTTCTTTGCCGACGTATTCGATCAACTTACCGACAAAACCGTTGCTGCCGCCGCCGGGACCCGCTTTGACGGGGCTGGGAGTTTCGCCTTCGGTTGGAAAATTATGCTGCATCACCATCAGGTCAATGTCGTCCATCACACCCAATCGAATAAACTCCTGCTTCCCGCCGAGCAGACTGATTTTCCCCTCTTTACGCAATTGATTGCGGTAGCCGATTTCCACATATTCCTCGGCAGGAACCGCCATCAGGACGACATCCCCGGAGAGTTCCTCCATGATACCGGTATCCTTTAAGGCGTAGGCGACACCCATCAGACCGGCGATCATGCAATTATGACCACAGGAATGGGCTGCTCCGGTTTTGGGGTCGGCACAACGATGTTCGGGAGCCACCACAGCATCCATTTCACCCATCACGGCTACCTTGATTTTACTTTCTTTCCCTTTGCGCGGTGCAATGATCCCGGTGAGGGCAACCCCGTCGGTATAGTCATAACCCAATTCATCAAAAATTTTCTTGATTTTCGCTGCGGTTTTCACTTCTTTGTAGCCCAATTCCGGTTCGGCGAAAATAGAATCGCCCAGCTCAATCAGCTCTTGCCGTTTGGCATCGATGGCTGCACAGGCAGCCTTTTTTAATTCTTCTTTACTCCGTGCCATCTTAGCCGCTCCTTATAAAATGGTTTTGCTGATGCCGCTGACGCCGCCCAGCATTAAGGCCAGGAGGAATACGACCTGAACCCCTTGATAGGCATCGGTCGGATCAAACCATTCGTCTACCGTATGCACGCCGCCGGAAGTGCCGCCGCCGCCGATACAAACGCCGGGAATTCCCATAGCAATCGGATTGCTGGCATTGGTGGAACCGCCTTGTGCGAATTCCGGTTCAAAACCGAGGCTTTGAATCACGCTGTAAAGCGTCTGCACAATCGGAGCCTTCTGATCCTGCGTGCCGGCGGGTACGTTGACATAATCAACATAATCGTAAGTGATCGTATCTTTACCCCAGCGCGCTGTCTCTTCTTTGCAGGCCTCTTCGACGGCGTTTTTAATCTTGGCTTCCAATTCGTTGAGTTCCTTCTGACCATTGGAACGGAAATTGATTTTGATGGTGCATTCCTTGACAATTGCGTGGATACCGGCATCGTTGCCGCCATGGAAATTCGTGACAGCGAAAATGGTTTTCGGATTGGCTGGAACCTGCAGATCGGCAATCTTTGCCACGGCACGGGCTGCCGCATGCAAAGGATTGGCAACCAGACCAAAAGCACCCATGGCGTGTCCGCCGATGCCATGGAAATTGACTGCCATGGTTCGGATACCGGTGGCTTCATAGACAATGCCGTTGGCGCCGGAACCGTCGATACAGATGCAGCCGCCGACCTCTTTATGATCATTGAGGAACTTTCTCAAGCCGCCCAGCGCGCCCATCCCTTCTTCTTCGACAGTACCCATAAAGATAAAGTCACTGTCAGTCTGAATTTGCGCCGCATTCATTGCGCGCAACGCAGCTAAGACGGCGGTAATACCGCGGGTGTCGTCACAAATACCGGGGCAATAGATCTTGCCGTCTTTTTCAATGATCGCTTTGGCGGTATTCATGGGAAAAACGGTATCCATATGACCCTCTACAACGATCACGGGTCCAATCCCCCGCCCGCGGCGATAACCAAAGGCATTGCCGTGCGAATCAATCTGAACTTCGGTCAAACCTTCTGCTTTCAACAGCTCGGCGAAATAGTTCGCGCGGGTTGCTTCCTGGAAAGTGGGGGCTTCCACCAAGGTTAGTTTCTTTTGTTCTTCCAGCATGTGCTGATCATCGGCTGCAATAAAGGCCAAACCTTTTTGTACGATCTCCTGTTGCTTTAAGGCAGTCAATTGAGCGGTAATACGGTCTTCTACCTGATAATCCATAATAAAATCCATTCCTTTCGCAGTGCTCAAGGCACAAATAGAGATGAAAAGGGTGCAAATAGTTCCTTTTCACGCTAAAGCCCTCCTTAAAATAGAATCGGAAATGACAACATTTTTATTATAACACAGACCATTTGACAAGGGAACGGCCGCAAGTTAAAAAATTTGCGATTATTTGAATTTCCTGTTTCCGGCAAAAGCCGTAGCGCATACCCGGGCAAGCCGGGCCTGACAGCTGGCTTCGACCGTAAAAATATCTCTGGTTCCATTTGACAAAATCGCAATAATAATATATAATACAACTGGCAAATGGATTAAATCCCATCTGTTTACAAATTATCCTTCAATCCCTTTTATTGTCGCTGCAGTAATAAATAGTAATCCCAGAAAATATCACTCCCTGGCACAAAACGATTTCCCTGCGTTCCCGCTCCGCTCCGGGCAGAGGAGAGCGCTAGAGTACATCGAATTCCAGTCTCAATCGGCTCCGGCAGAATCTTCAGGAGAATGCCTAACAAGAAAAAGGAGGTAAGGATGATGACAAACGCTGAAAAGCAAAAAACATCGAATTGGCTGCTTGCGCTGCCAACTCCGCTCCAGTTCAGGTATTGGTTTGAATACTCGTTGGCAAGACAGTCGGAAGACCGTGCCTGGGCCTACCACACCAGCCTGGAAGAAGAAAGAAGGAATCTGGAAGCGCTGATCCCCAAACTGTTGCCGCAGGGCATGCATACACCGTTACACTATTTCCGGGTCGGCGGTCAGGAAGGAAATGAGAATCAAGGTTTTATCTGGTTCGGCGTCCTGCCCGGCCTTCCACAAGGATCTATCGCTTTAATTGATATTCTGGTGAATTCGGATACCCGCAGTCTGGGACTCGGGCGCTATATGCTGACAACCATGCTGAAATCCTTAAAAGAAGAAGGTTATCAAATCGTAGTCCTGGAAGTCCGCCAGGATAATGAAGTGGCGATCGATCTGTATACTTCTGTTGGTTTTACGCTGAGCAGAACGGTGGACCGTGTCGACCGGATGCACCTACACTTATCGCGGATCGAATGATTGCTTTTCGAACTCAGAACACAATCAATTGCCAATCACAGGAGTGCCTGTTTCGCTGCCGCTTTGCCTGTCAGACAGTCGACAGCGAAACCGCTTTCGAATCAGGCACTCCTG from Negativicutes bacterium includes these protein-coding regions:
- a CDS encoding M20/M25/M40 family metallo-hydrolase, whose product is MDYQVEDRITAQLTALKQQEIVQKGLAFIAADDQHMLEEQKKLTLVEAPTFQEATRANYFAELLKAEGLTEVQIDSHGNAFGYRRGRGIGPVIVVEGHMDTVFPMNTAKAIIEKDGKIYCPGICDDTRGITAVLAALRAMNAAQIQTDSDFIFMGTVEEEGMGALGGLRKFLNDHKEVGGCICIDGSGANGIVYEATGIRTMAVNFHGIGGHAMGAFGLVANPLHAAARAVAKIADLQVPANPKTIFAVTNFHGGNDAGIHAIVKECTIKINFRSNGQKELNELEAKIKNAVEEACKEETARWGKDTITYDYVDYVNVPAGTQDQKAPIVQTLYSVIQSLGFEPEFAQGGSTNASNPIAMGIPGVCIGGGGTSGGVHTVDEWFDPTDAYQGVQVVFLLALMLGGVSGISKTIL
- a CDS encoding M20/M25/M40 family metallo-hydrolase — translated: MNYRVEERIAAPVQNLLQQENVQKGLAFIKADDQHMLEQQLELVLIEAPTFQEATRAAHFAKLLQAEGLSDVQIDAHGNAFGYRRGRGSGPLIVVEGHLDTVFPVNTAKKIVYKDGRIYCPGICDDTRGCIDVLAVLRGLNAAGIETESDFIFMGTVEEEGMGGLGGLKKFLQDHPEVGGCISIDGAGNSGIVYEATGIRTLAVNFHGIGGHAMGAFGLVANPLHAAARAVAKIADIAVPADPRTTYAVSNFHGGNDAGIHAIVKECTIKINFRSNGQKELQELETKIKNAIEEACQEETARWGKDTITYDFIDYVNIPAATQDKQAPIVQAAYAVIQHFGFEPQFAQGGSTNASNPIALGIPGVCLGRGGKEGGVHTVDEWFDPTDVYKGVQVIYTLALALGGLSGVSKSVL
- a CDS encoding amidohydrolase, whose translation is MARSKEELKKAACAAIDAKRQELIELGDSIFAEPELGYKEVKTAAKIKKIFDELGYDYTDGVALTGIIAPRKGKESKIKVAVMGEMDAVVAPEHRCADPKTGAAHSCGHNCMIAGLMGVAYALKDTGIMEELSGDVVLMAVPAEEYVEIGYRNQLRKEGKISLLGGKQEFIRLGVMDDIDLMVMQHNFPTEGETPSPVKAGPGGGSNGFVGKLIEYVGKEAHAGGAPHDGKNALNAANIGLMAVNAQRETFKDEDHIRVHPIITKGGDLVNVVPADVRVETYVRGTTVEAILNASEKVNRAFRAGGYAVDVQTNITELPGYLPTIVNKNLQRLMTANLVSLFGEEKVLKEMASGTASSDAGDVSHLIPTIQANIGGSAGIPHSSNYEILDKDLAYLGAAKALIMTVIDLLADGAAEGLRIKAEFQPALTKAQYLQDWCKLS
- the thiT gene encoding energy-coupled thiamine transporter ThiT, yielding MSKSVKTLTESAMMLSLALLLSFFAVFHLPNGGAVTIGSMIPLLFVALKYNWRWSLVTAFAFSLLQMMVGFYAPPTQDLLSFFLVVLLDYILAFSVLGFAGILYQRLTGMMKENQRLVLVMLICFFLRFFCHFLSGILIWNVYAPAGQPVWLYSLLYNGSYMSAEALISGIFLWLAGPRLLERFKSM
- a CDS encoding bifunctional glycosyltransferase family 2/GtrA family protein — its product is MEVVLIPSYEPNQHLPKLISELQQMRLECKILIVDDGSGSAYADFYRQAEAMGSIVLHHECNRGKGAALKTGFSWLVAHPEYTAVVCADSDGQHLAKDIFLCLDTVIAHQDCLVLGVRKFKGHVPLRSRIGNTITRLAFTSASGVYLRDTQTGLRAFADSMLPWLLSVKGERFEYEMNMLLEAPAKNIPFYQLEIETVYDKKNHSSHFHTFTDSIRVYLPIIKFSSASLFTAILDYSLLLAMHAGTGKLLLSVILARLCSGTLNYWLNRKFVFRHRTTMRSSLLRYIGLAVVLLSVNYLLLRLFTIQWRIPLSISKILVEAILWGFSYWIQRAFVFKPFAMQKSGD
- a CDS encoding GNAT family N-acetyltransferase; translation: MTNAEKQKTSNWLLALPTPLQFRYWFEYSLARQSEDRAWAYHTSLEEERRNLEALIPKLLPQGMHTPLHYFRVGGQEGNENQGFIWFGVLPGLPQGSIALIDILVNSDTRSLGLGRYMLTTMLKSLKEEGYQIVVLEVRQDNEVAIDLYTSVGFTLSRTVDRVDRMHLHLSRIE